A DNA window from Paraclostridium bifermentans contains the following coding sequences:
- a CDS encoding NAD(P)/FAD-dependent oxidoreductase gives MKVYDLIIVGGGAAGILCAIDANEKGIENILLIEKDPILGGALNLGDYNISKEKTILGKDYKTNLLDKLDKCNIDIKLNTMVLKIEEDNEVLCTSPENGIEKIKGTNIILANGAKEGSRKAVNMVGDRCSGILTVGMAKKIFNMPHMIPGKDILIAGDATLYMIEKELRDKNINVVGIITSNEDVNTYGLTDTIYNNYSIESIYGQGRINRVKLSKGDQEVFVDCDTLIFANPMLSDGLVAMRSDIKLNQVTTGPQVDKTFMTSRKNIYACGNGIFIHNYIEDIENECKEVINNIVCK, from the coding sequence ATGAAAGTATATGACTTAATTATAGTTGGCGGTGGAGCAGCAGGCATATTATGTGCTATAGATGCTAACGAAAAAGGAATAGAAAATATATTATTAATTGAAAAAGATCCTATATTAGGTGGAGCTTTAAATTTAGGTGATTATAATATAAGTAAAGAAAAAACAATATTAGGAAAAGACTATAAAACAAATTTATTAGATAAACTAGATAAATGTAACATAGATATAAAATTAAATACTATGGTTTTAAAAATAGAGGAAGATAACGAAGTTCTTTGCACTAGTCCTGAAAATGGTATAGAAAAAATAAAGGGTACAAATATTATACTTGCGAATGGGGCTAAAGAAGGTTCAAGAAAAGCTGTAAATATGGTAGGTGATAGATGTTCAGGAATTCTTACCGTAGGAATGGCTAAAAAAATATTCAACATGCCCCATATGATTCCAGGTAAAGATATACTTATAGCAGGAGATGCTACGTTATATATGATAGAGAAGGAATTAAGAGATAAGAATATAAACGTAGTTGGAATTATAACTAGCAATGAAGATGTTAATACTTATGGATTAACTGACACTATATATAATAATTATTCAATAGAATCTATATATGGACAAGGAAGAATAAATAGAGTTAAGTTATCTAAAGGAGATCAAGAGGTATTTGTAGATTGTGATACCTTAATATTTGCAAATCCAATGCTTTCAGATGGGTTAGTAGCTATGAGAAGCGATATTAAGTTAAACCAGGTAACTACAGGTCCGCAAGTTGATAAAACATTTATGACATCAAGAAAAAACATATATGCATGCGGAAATGGGATTTTTATACACAATTATATAGAAGATATAGAAAATGAATGTAAAGAAGTAATTAACAATATTGTTTGTAAGTAA
- a CDS encoding endonuclease MutS2 yields the protein MNKMTLEKLQLNEFKEMVKVHCVSSLGKDLIDKLSPSKNLSVVKRRLNENKEAKNVLLNSNHIPLEGLFNIYSTIEKVEKGMVLDPLELIKVEDFLRGCKKIKQFMNEKEFYAPTLSSYSLNIAECDFIENEINYSIKGNKVDSNASKELKKIRRNIEVCEDKIKERLNKFLTSSSNKKYIQEFIISKRNDRYVIPIKSSYKNEVDGTILDSSSKGTTVFIEPNNVSKFSLELISLKSDESIEEYKILSYLTELIFEKLNEIKLNVEIIGEYDMVFAKAKYSLNNKCITPLVNDKGYIKIIKGKHPLLTGKVIPLDFEIGKEYRSLIITGPNAGGKTLSLKTVGLLTLIAQCGFDISAEGDTEISVFENIFVDIGDNQSIENALSTFSSHIKNIAEIMNSSNKSTLVLFDEIGSGTEPNEGASLAIAILEEFYHMGCILIASTHYGEIKNFADMHPEFENAGMLFDKETLEPLYKLVIGKSEDSNALFISKKMGIRDKVLSRAELYINEKQYNLELVKRSKIEQKDEVEETYIIKNDYSIGDKVFLLERDDYAIIYKEADKFNNVEVLYKDEFVKMNTKKIRLYLKASQLYPDDYDINSLFISYENRKLEKDIKRGSKKALKSIQKEIKNNKLR from the coding sequence ATGAATAAGATGACTTTAGAAAAGTTACAGCTAAACGAGTTTAAAGAAATGGTAAAAGTTCATTGTGTTAGTTCTCTAGGCAAAGATCTCATAGATAAATTAAGTCCAAGCAAGAATTTAAGTGTCGTAAAAAGAAGATTAAATGAAAATAAGGAAGCTAAAAATGTACTTTTAAATAGTAATCATATACCTTTAGAAGGTTTATTTAATATATACTCAACTATTGAAAAAGTTGAAAAAGGTATGGTTTTAGATCCACTGGAACTTATAAAAGTGGAGGACTTTTTAAGAGGGTGCAAAAAAATCAAACAGTTTATGAACGAAAAAGAATTTTATGCACCTACATTAAGTTCATATTCACTCAATATAGCTGAGTGCGACTTTATAGAAAATGAGATAAACTATAGTATAAAAGGAAATAAAGTTGATTCTAATGCTTCTAAAGAATTGAAAAAAATAAGAAGAAATATTGAAGTATGTGAAGATAAGATAAAAGAAAGGTTAAATAAGTTTTTAACATCTAGTAGCAATAAAAAGTATATTCAAGAATTTATAATTTCAAAGAGAAATGATAGATATGTTATACCTATAAAATCTTCATATAAAAATGAAGTTGATGGTACAATTTTAGATTCATCATCAAAAGGGACTACTGTTTTTATAGAACCTAATAATGTATCTAAATTTAGTTTAGAACTAATTAGTTTAAAATCAGATGAAAGCATAGAAGAATATAAAATATTATCATATTTAACTGAGTTGATATTTGAAAAATTAAATGAAATTAAACTGAATGTTGAAATCATAGGAGAGTATGATATGGTTTTTGCAAAAGCTAAATACAGTTTAAATAATAAATGTATAACACCATTGGTAAATGATAAAGGGTATATAAAAATAATAAAAGGAAAACATCCTCTTTTAACAGGAAAGGTTATTCCTCTTGATTTTGAAATAGGGAAAGAATATAGAAGTTTAATAATAACAGGCCCAAATGCAGGAGGCAAAACATTATCACTAAAAACAGTAGGATTACTTACATTAATAGCTCAGTGTGGATTTGACATAAGTGCAGAAGGTGATACTGAAATTAGTGTATTTGAAAATATATTTGTTGATATAGGAGATAATCAAAGTATAGAAAATGCCCTTAGTACATTTTCATCACATATAAAAAACATCGCAGAAATTATGAACTCTAGTAATAAGTCTACATTGGTACTATTTGATGAAATAGGAAGCGGAACAGAACCTAATGAAGGAGCTTCTCTAGCGATAGCAATATTAGAAGAGTTTTATCATATGGGATGCATATTGATTGCATCTACTCATTATGGCGAGATTAAAAATTTTGCTGATATGCACCCAGAATTTGAAAATGCAGGAATGCTGTTTGATAAAGAAACGTTAGAACCTTTATACAAATTAGTCATAGGTAAATCTGAAGATAGTAATGCACTATTCATTTCAAAAAAAATGGGAATAAGAGATAAAGTTTTAAGTAGAGCTGAGTTATATATTAATGAAAAACAATATAATTTAGAATTAGTTAAGAGAAGCAAAATAGAACAAAAGGATGAAGTAGAAGAAACGTATATAATAAAAAATGATTATAGCATAGGTGATAAGGTCTTTCTATTAGAACGAGATGATTATGCAATTATTTATAAGGAAGCCGATAAGTTTAACAACGTAGAAGTTTTATACAAAGATGAATTTGTTAAAATGAATACAAAGAAAATAAGGCTATATTTAAAAGCATCACAGTTATATCCAGATGATTATGATATCAATAGCTTATTTATTTCATATGAAAACAGAAAATTAGAAAAAGATATTAAAAGAGGTTCTAAAAAAGCTTTAAAAAGCATTCAAAAAGAAATAAAAAACAATAAACTAAGATAA
- a CDS encoding NAD(P)/FAD-dependent oxidoreductase has translation MKDITVIGAGVVGCAIARELSRYDLNILVIDKNEDVAEGISKANSGIVHGGYNEKKGTLKAKLNLEGNEMIEDLSKKLQFPFKRNGALVLAFNEEELERVKELKANGDEIGVKGLEILNKDQVLNLEKNINKNVVGALYVKSSGIVSPYEMTLALGENAVENGVEFKLGHAVVDIKKDLDSYKIELDNKQVVESKIVINAAGLGADYLTYLVSNEKYEIDPVKGEYCLFDKVAGTLCEKTLFQVPSKLSKGVLVTPTVDGNLLIGPNAKHSDTIETSREGIDEILEKSQKTIKDIPVARVLNTFSGLRPKVCGGDFIIEESRDCKNFINVIGIDSPGLTAAPAIAKYVVDLVSKNVQLKEKENFKETRTKMVRMSELNIEEKNKLIAQNPSYGKMVCKCEFVTEGEIIDAIRRPLGATTLDGIKRRTRAMMGGCQGSGCMIPISMILSKELGIDISKVNKNCKSSTVIGYKEV, from the coding sequence ATGAAAGATATTACTGTAATAGGAGCAGGTGTAGTAGGATGTGCCATAGCTAGAGAGTTATCTAGATATGACTTAAATATATTAGTAATAGATAAAAACGAAGATGTTGCTGAAGGAATATCAAAAGCAAATAGTGGAATCGTACATGGTGGATATAATGAAAAAAAAGGAACTCTAAAAGCAAAATTAAATTTAGAAGGAAATGAAATGATTGAAGATTTATCTAAAAAGCTTCAATTTCCTTTTAAAAGAAATGGAGCTTTAGTATTAGCTTTTAATGAAGAAGAATTAGAAAGAGTAAAAGAATTAAAGGCTAATGGAGATGAAATAGGCGTTAAGGGATTAGAAATTTTAAATAAAGACCAAGTTTTAAATTTAGAGAAGAATATAAATAAAAATGTAGTTGGGGCTTTATATGTAAAAAGCTCTGGAATCGTAAGTCCTTATGAAATGACATTGGCATTAGGTGAAAATGCAGTTGAAAATGGAGTTGAGTTCAAGTTAGGACATGCTGTAGTAGATATAAAAAAAGATTTAGATTCTTATAAAATAGAACTTGATAATAAACAAGTTGTTGAAAGTAAGATAGTTATAAATGCAGCAGGATTAGGTGCAGATTACTTAACTTATTTAGTTAGTAATGAAAAATATGAAATTGATCCGGTAAAAGGTGAATATTGCTTATTTGATAAGGTTGCAGGGACATTATGTGAAAAAACTTTATTCCAAGTACCTAGTAAATTAAGCAAAGGGGTTTTAGTTACTCCAACGGTAGATGGAAATTTATTAATAGGACCTAATGCAAAACATAGCGATACTATAGAAACTTCAAGAGAAGGTATAGATGAAATATTAGAAAAGAGTCAAAAGACTATAAAAGACATTCCTGTAGCAAGAGTTTTAAATACATTTAGTGGGTTAAGACCTAAGGTTTGTGGAGGAGATTTTATAATAGAAGAATCCAGAGATTGTAAAAATTTCATAAATGTAATAGGAATAGACTCACCAGGATTAACAGCAGCACCAGCTATAGCTAAGTATGTAGTAGATCTAGTTTCTAAAAATGTGCAATTAAAAGAAAAAGAAAACTTTAAAGAGACTAGAACTAAAATGGTTAGAATGAGTGAATTAAACATTGAAGAAAAAAATAAATTAATAGCTCAAAATCCTTCTTACGGAAAAATGGTATGTAAGTGTGAATTCGTAACAGAAGGTGAAATAATTGATGCAATAAGAAGACCACTAGGGGCTACTACATTAGATGGGATAAAGAGAAGAACTCGTGCAATGATGGGTGGATGTCAAGGCAGTGGATGTATGATTCCAATAAGTATGATATTAAGTAAAGAATTAGGAATAGATATAAGTAAAGTAAATAAAAACTGCAAATCTTCTACAGTTATTGGATATAAGGAGGTTTAA
- a CDS encoding iron-containing alcohol dehydrogenase, giving the protein MLDFTFHNPTKIVFGKDKIEELNSLIPENSRVLILYGGGSIKKFGTLDKVKDALKGREIFEFSGIEPNPKYETLVKAAELVTKENIDFLLAVGGGSVMDGTKFVNLAANYEGEDKTDLLNYGFNPVPVSKGLPIGTVVTLPATGSEMNGGAVISYNGGKFSVRSPLSFPTFSILDPTLTFTLPKTQVANGVVDTYIHVLEQYATYPVDARFQDRTAEGILKTLIEIGRDTIDNPTDYDLRSNLVWCATMGLNGLIAAGVPQDWTTHKIGHELTAIYGIDHAKTLAAVLPALWEVRRNEKGPKLVQYAERVWDIKEGSDDEKIDLAIRKTREFFESLDMPTHLSNYGLKKEDVNTVVSSLERHGMTNLSERRDLGLDISRKIIEKAL; this is encoded by the coding sequence ATGTTAGACTTTACTTTTCACAATCCAACTAAAATAGTATTTGGAAAAGATAAAATAGAAGAATTAAATTCACTTATACCAGAGAATTCAAGAGTTTTAATCCTTTACGGAGGAGGAAGCATTAAAAAATTTGGAACTTTAGATAAGGTAAAAGACGCTTTAAAAGGGCGTGAGATATTTGAATTTTCAGGTATAGAACCCAACCCTAAATATGAAACACTAGTAAAAGCGGCAGAACTAGTTACAAAAGAAAATATAGATTTTTTATTAGCTGTCGGGGGAGGTTCAGTAATGGACGGAACTAAGTTTGTTAACTTAGCAGCAAACTATGAAGGTGAAGACAAAACAGATTTATTAAATTATGGATTTAATCCTGTACCAGTTTCTAAGGGGTTACCTATAGGAACAGTAGTTACACTTCCGGCAACTGGATCAGAAATGAATGGAGGAGCAGTTATTTCTTACAATGGGGGTAAATTCTCTGTTAGAAGCCCTTTATCATTTCCGACATTTTCAATCTTAGATCCAACACTTACATTTACTTTACCTAAAACACAAGTAGCAAATGGAGTAGTAGACACATATATACATGTATTAGAACAATATGCTACATATCCTGTTGATGCAAGATTCCAAGATAGAACAGCAGAAGGTATATTAAAAACATTAATAGAAATAGGAAGAGATACTATAGACAATCCAACAGACTATGATTTAAGATCAAATTTAGTTTGGTGTGCAACTATGGGACTTAATGGTCTTATAGCTGCAGGAGTTCCCCAAGATTGGACAACACATAAAATAGGACATGAATTAACTGCTATATATGGAATAGATCATGCTAAAACATTAGCAGCTGTACTTCCAGCACTTTGGGAAGTAAGAAGAAATGAGAAAGGTCCTAAACTAGTTCAATATGCTGAGCGTGTATGGGATATAAAAGAAGGTAGCGATGATGAAAAAATAGATCTAGCAATAAGAAAAACTCGTGAGTTCTTTGAAAGCTTAGATATGCCAACTCATTTATCGAATTATGGACTTAAAAAAGAAGATGTAAATACTGTTGTAAGTTCTCTTGAACGTCATGGAATGACTAATTTATCAGAACGAAGAGACTTAGGATTAGATATAAGTCGCAAAATAATAGAAAAAGCACTTTAA
- a CDS encoding ABC transporter permease subunit/CPBP intramembrane protease encodes MRNKIVKQIFKKEILDILRDKKTIFMMIILPIILYPILMVGMTQVMSMSMNSMEKENINIAFNKSPNKALISVIDETNKERKKDNSEVGQIELKTTDDYKKDLKDGNIDAYININDKNGYLNFNVYIDSSENSSSIAQAEVEKILNTYKEELVENKIKESGLDTKSTLEPLSYKTLDVAKNEEVAGHFIGQILPFVLIMGLLMGAIYPAIDVMAGEKERGTLETLFTLPITNLELVMGKYLAVSLCAVVSAILNILSIFITMAFLLATQGMVSEMGMVSIDYSQMILPGIITLICVCLFAMVVSAVSMCVCSLAKSFKDAQNYITPVTLFVMIPSYISMVPTIELDSFTATIPVVNISLLIKSVLTFNSNISLIALVLLSNLVFVIIAVLLLSKMFNSEEILFGSSKNFALLEKRSNIKKGTMPSVADGVTLYAVGVVLLIYVGSLIQLKFGTAGIAATQVMIIGMPLMFAWYIKSDFKNTFNLKIPKIQHVLGGIILWGGVFVVINLISQILLYLFPQNMQVVEGLNDALKIDDSVLLNLIVIAVMPAICEEIFFRGFVFTSFTQSKEKKAQLWGVIFSGILFGFMHIDFIRVIPTSILGIALGYAVYKSKSIFIPMTMHFLNNSISVFAMHATKSDGLIGKLNEILTIDFRNFEAIKLMILIIISSILVFIGIKLLSINKKNKIESNDEKELI; translated from the coding sequence TTGAGGAATAAAATAGTAAAACAAATATTTAAAAAAGAAATTTTAGATATATTAAGAGATAAAAAAACTATATTTATGATGATTATACTACCAATAATTTTATACCCAATACTTATGGTAGGTATGACTCAAGTTATGTCTATGTCTATGAATAGTATGGAGAAAGAAAATATAAATATAGCTTTTAATAAAAGTCCAAATAAAGCTTTAATTTCAGTAATAGATGAAACTAATAAAGAAAGAAAAAAAGATAATAGTGAAGTAGGGCAGATAGAGTTAAAAACTACTGATGATTATAAAAAAGATTTAAAAGATGGAAATATAGATGCTTATATAAACATAAATGATAAAAATGGATACCTAAATTTTAATGTCTATATAGACTCATCCGAAAATTCATCAAGTATTGCACAAGCAGAAGTAGAAAAAATATTAAATACATATAAGGAAGAATTAGTAGAAAATAAAATAAAAGAAAGTGGATTAGATACAAAGTCGACGCTTGAACCATTAAGTTATAAAACTTTAGATGTTGCAAAAAATGAAGAAGTAGCAGGTCATTTTATAGGTCAGATATTACCATTTGTATTAATTATGGGCCTTTTAATGGGAGCTATATATCCTGCGATAGATGTTATGGCAGGAGAAAAAGAAAGAGGTACTTTAGAAACTTTATTTACATTACCTATAACAAATTTAGAATTGGTTATGGGAAAATACTTAGCTGTATCACTTTGTGCAGTAGTTTCTGCAATTTTAAATATTTTATCTATATTTATAACAATGGCATTTTTACTTGCAACTCAAGGTATGGTAAGTGAAATGGGAATGGTAAGCATTGATTATTCACAAATGATACTTCCAGGAATAATTACACTTATATGTGTATGTTTATTTGCTATGGTAGTATCAGCTGTAAGTATGTGCGTATGTTCTTTAGCTAAAAGTTTTAAAGATGCTCAAAACTATATAACACCAGTTACACTATTTGTTATGATACCATCTTATATTTCTATGGTTCCTACGATTGAGCTAGATAGTTTTACAGCTACAATACCAGTAGTTAATATATCTTTACTTATTAAAAGCGTACTAACATTTAATAGTAATATAAGCCTAATAGCTTTAGTTTTATTATCAAATCTTGTATTTGTTATAATAGCTGTTTTATTATTATCGAAGATGTTTAACTCGGAAGAAATTTTATTTGGAAGTAGTAAAAACTTTGCGTTACTAGAGAAACGAAGTAATATAAAAAAAGGAACTATGCCTTCTGTTGCAGATGGAGTTACTTTATACGCAGTTGGAGTAGTATTATTAATCTATGTAGGAAGTTTAATTCAATTAAAATTTGGAACTGCTGGAATAGCGGCTACTCAAGTTATGATTATTGGTATGCCACTAATGTTTGCATGGTACATTAAATCTGATTTTAAAAACACATTTAATCTAAAGATACCTAAAATACAACATGTATTAGGAGGTATAATCCTTTGGGGCGGTGTATTTGTAGTTATTAACTTAATAAGTCAAATTTTACTTTATTTATTCCCTCAAAATATGCAGGTTGTAGAAGGATTAAACGATGCATTAAAAATAGATGACAGTGTATTGTTAAATTTAATAGTTATAGCAGTTATGCCAGCGATATGCGAAGAAATATTTTTTAGAGGTTTTGTATTTACTTCATTCACTCAAAGTAAAGAGAAGAAAGCTCAATTATGGGGTGTAATTTTTAGTGGTATATTATTTGGATTTATGCACATTGATTTTATAAGAGTTATTCCAACTAGTATTTTAGGAATAGCACTAGGGTATGCTGTTTATAAAAGCAAATCAATATTTATACCTATGACAATGCACTTTTTAAATAATTCAATTTCTGTATTTGCAATGCACGCAACAAAGTCTGATGGATTAATAGGAAAATTAAATGAAATTTTAACTATAGACTTTAGAAATTTTGAGGCGATTAAACTGATGATACTTATAATTATAAGTTCAATATTAGTATTTATAGGAATTAAACTGCTTAGTATAAATAAAAAAAATAAAATAGAATCAAACGATGAAAAAGAGTTAATTTAA
- a CDS encoding DUF4825 domain-containing protein → MKYTRLKLRALLVIILIGVFSIIGCSQDNKEQSEITLGEKVEKLLKYKGSNIGDNSAVGNISNYLLASDNLQGFELKTGEEPYEITLKYKGFEESQIIISTNETITLPFSDVMIKNSMVLFSLIKNVDIINLELDDGSTITYKKSELVDAYGDKYGKKLEKIIENKTSLESFLTGEV, encoded by the coding sequence GTGAAGTATACACGTTTAAAATTGAGAGCATTATTAGTTATAATATTGATTGGCGTATTCAGTATAATTGGGTGTAGTCAAGATAATAAAGAACAAAGTGAAATAACACTAGGAGAAAAAGTTGAAAAACTATTAAAATATAAAGGTTCTAATATAGGAGATAATAGTGCGGTTGGAAATATTTCTAACTATTTACTTGCAAGTGATAATCTACAAGGGTTTGAATTAAAAACTGGAGAAGAACCTTATGAAATTACATTAAAGTATAAAGGATTTGAAGAGTCTCAAATTATTATAAGCACAAATGAAACAATTACTCTTCCGTTTTCAGATGTAATGATAAAAAATTCAATGGTTTTATTTTCTCTTATAAAAAATGTAGATATTATAAATTTAGAATTAGATGATGGATCAACTATTACATATAAAAAATCTGAATTAGTTGATGCCTATGGAGATAAATACGGAAAAAAATTAGAAAAAATAATAGAAAATAAAACGAGTCTAGAAAGTTTTTTAACAGGAGAGGTATAA
- a CDS encoding dCTP deaminase/dUTPase family protein: MKVRGFEKVSKVEFEKANADIAYEELTLPKRATKFAAGYDIKSTLNFTLEPGEEIVIPTGFKAYMQVGEMLALFPRSGMGFKYQIQLANTVGIGDGDYYNCESNEGHYFIKLVNRGKKYWEVKVGDGIGQAIFMPILLADGDDFETGEVRTGGFGSTGK; encoded by the coding sequence ATGAAAGTAAGAGGATTTGAAAAAGTAAGTAAAGTAGAATTTGAGAAAGCAAATGCAGATATAGCATATGAAGAATTAACATTACCTAAGAGAGCAACAAAATTTGCTGCAGGGTATGATATAAAAAGTACATTAAATTTCACACTAGAACCAGGAGAAGAGATAGTAATCCCAACTGGTTTTAAAGCATATATGCAAGTTGGAGAAATGCTAGCGTTATTCCCAAGAAGTGGAATGGGGTTTAAATACCAAATACAATTAGCAAATACTGTAGGTATAGGCGATGGTGACTACTATAACTGTGAATCTAATGAAGGTCATTATTTTATAAAATTAGTTAATAGAGGAAAAAAATATTGGGAAGTTAAAGTAGGTGATGGTATAGGACAAGCTATATTCATGCCAATACTTTTAGCAGATGGAGACGATTTTGAAACTGGTGAAGTAAGAACTGGTGGATTTGGAAGTACAGGTAAATAA
- a CDS encoding MerR family transcriptional regulator yields MRLSTGQVSKLFGISKDTLRYYDNFGILKPDINKQNSYRCYSQKHLDQLNLILLTKDLDISLSDIKETIESEELCEYRDLITKQESMIEEKIEELKRKHAQLKNLNEIIKSIENYENEYDFNKISIYDSRYKFYGVEIKKMLEKGNSEKYVEYLDENWECMNEEYYYTLYNVINNKKIIENESVLFLKQEEKNKYIAKKYKDKNLDLLEKVVVGNFVSTNFYGDLDELENYLILMDRHFNSNNKVETEIFIKYDFYIPKKNDNDKYFAKIIMKIN; encoded by the coding sequence ATGAGACTTTCAACAGGACAAGTAAGTAAGTTATTCGGAATAAGCAAAGATACGTTAAGGTACTATGACAATTTTGGAATTTTAAAGCCAGATATAAACAAACAAAATAGTTATAGATGTTATTCTCAAAAACATTTAGATCAATTGAACCTAATTCTTTTAACCAAAGATTTAGATATATCTTTATCTGATATAAAGGAAACTATAGAGAGTGAAGAACTTTGTGAATATAGAGATTTAATTACAAAACAAGAGAGTATGATAGAAGAAAAGATTGAAGAATTAAAGAGAAAGCATGCGCAATTAAAAAATCTGAATGAAATAATAAAATCTATAGAAAATTATGAAAATGAGTATGATTTTAATAAAATAAGTATATATGATAGTAGATATAAATTTTATGGCGTTGAGATAAAAAAGATGTTAGAAAAGGGTAATAGTGAAAAGTATGTAGAGTACCTAGATGAGAATTGGGAATGTATGAATGAAGAATACTACTACACTTTATATAATGTTATTAATAATAAAAAAATAATAGAAAATGAAAGTGTGTTATTTCTAAAGCAAGAAGAAAAAAACAAGTATATAGCAAAGAAATATAAAGATAAAAACTTAGATTTATTAGAAAAAGTAGTAGTTGGAAACTTTGTATCTACTAATTTTTATGGTGATTTAGATGAATTAGAAAACTACTTGATATTGATGGATAGACATTTTAATAGTAATAATAAAGTAGAAACAGAAATATTTATAAAATATGATTTTTATATTCCTAAAAAAAATGATAATGATAAATACTTTGCTAAAATTATAATGAAGATTAATTAA
- a CDS encoding CD3324 family protein → MKYKNAKNILPQDLLQQIQQYIQGDVIYIPIDNNEKIPWGRKNGAREAIYTRNKSIFKLYEQGYSIDEIVNIYNLSESSIRKIISKIKKETDKDNGDLNLGGITNE, encoded by the coding sequence TTGAAATATAAAAATGCAAAAAATATATTACCTCAAGATTTATTACAACAAATACAACAATACATTCAAGGTGATGTAATTTATATACCTATAGACAATAATGAAAAAATACCATGGGGACGAAAAAATGGAGCTAGAGAAGCTATATATACTAGAAATAAAAGCATATTTAAGTTATATGAACAAGGGTATTCAATTGATGAAATAGTAAACATATATAATTTATCTGAATCTAGTATAAGAAAAATAATATCAAAAATAAAAAAAGAAACTGATAAAGATAATGGCGATTTAAACCTAGGAGGTATTACAAATGAATAA